A stretch of Eleutherodactylus coqui strain aEleCoq1 chromosome 2, aEleCoq1.hap1, whole genome shotgun sequence DNA encodes these proteins:
- the PTTG1 gene encoding securin isoform X1 has product MWGMVWRIDLKMATMIFNDQENGDVTSTLMSKDRVRLPSAAKGKRLVQSQQGKVFASVPGEKASRKALGNVNKQVMSQKPVQPLKGGHKVKKPAPATTKVAEVSLKPSKQCYPEIDKFVPYNPADFETLDVPEEHKLSHLSLAGVGLMVNMADAKKFASLLSLEPAPMEIPAFSWKSGADSLPGFLVTLEDITVEMPPMLQC; this is encoded by the exons ATGTGGGGTATGGTCTGGCG AATTGATCTGAAAATGGCAACCATGATCTTCAACGACCAGGAGAACGGAGATGTTACTTCCACACTGATGTCCAAGGATCGTGTCAGACTGCCAAGTGCAG CTAAAGGAAAGCGACTTGTCCAGAGCCAGCAGGGCAAAGTGTTTGCTTCTGTACCAGGAGAGAAGGCTTCAAGGAAAGCTCTGGGAAATGTCAACAAGCAGGTGATGAGCCAGAAGCCTGTGCAGCCCCTGAAAGGAGGCCATAAAGTGAAGAAGCCGGCACCAGCCACTACAAAG GTTGCTGAAGTGTCACTCAAGCCCAGCAAGCAGTGCTACCCTGAAATCGATAAGTTTGTTCCCTACAATCCTgcag ACTTTGAAACCCTTGATGTCCCAGAGGAACATAAGCTGAGTCACCTCTCCCTGGCTGGAGTGGGTCTTATGGTGAATATGGCTGATGCTAAAAAGTTTGCTTCACTATTGAGTCTGGAACCTGCCCCAATGGAGATCCCTGCATTTAGCTGGAAGTCAG GTGCTGACAGTCTCCCAGGTTTCCTTGTCACTCTGGAAGATATCACAGTGGAAATGCCCCCAATGCTTCAGTGTTAA
- the PTTG1 gene encoding securin isoform X2: protein MATMIFNDQENGDVTSTLMSKDRVRLPSAAKGKRLVQSQQGKVFASVPGEKASRKALGNVNKQVMSQKPVQPLKGGHKVKKPAPATTKVAEVSLKPSKQCYPEIDKFVPYNPADFETLDVPEEHKLSHLSLAGVGLMVNMADAKKFASLLSLEPAPMEIPAFSWKSGADSLPGFLVTLEDITVEMPPMLQC, encoded by the exons ATGGCAACCATGATCTTCAACGACCAGGAGAACGGAGATGTTACTTCCACACTGATGTCCAAGGATCGTGTCAGACTGCCAAGTGCAG CTAAAGGAAAGCGACTTGTCCAGAGCCAGCAGGGCAAAGTGTTTGCTTCTGTACCAGGAGAGAAGGCTTCAAGGAAAGCTCTGGGAAATGTCAACAAGCAGGTGATGAGCCAGAAGCCTGTGCAGCCCCTGAAAGGAGGCCATAAAGTGAAGAAGCCGGCACCAGCCACTACAAAG GTTGCTGAAGTGTCACTCAAGCCCAGCAAGCAGTGCTACCCTGAAATCGATAAGTTTGTTCCCTACAATCCTgcag ACTTTGAAACCCTTGATGTCCCAGAGGAACATAAGCTGAGTCACCTCTCCCTGGCTGGAGTGGGTCTTATGGTGAATATGGCTGATGCTAAAAAGTTTGCTTCACTATTGAGTCTGGAACCTGCCCCAATGGAGATCCCTGCATTTAGCTGGAAGTCAG GTGCTGACAGTCTCCCAGGTTTCCTTGTCACTCTGGAAGATATCACAGTGGAAATGCCCCCAATGCTTCAGTGTTAA